From the genome of Chroicocephalus ridibundus chromosome 1, bChrRid1.1, whole genome shotgun sequence, one region includes:
- the AVPR1A gene encoding vasopressin V1a receptor isoform X2: MRLAGGAGSPRAAPSPGNGSRWRAAEPGGGGGGDSSPSPEAWSGSPNGSLGGWDPFGRDEELAKLEIAVLAVTFAVAVVGNGSVLLALRRTPRKASRMHLFIRHLSLADLVVAFFQVLPQLCWEVTHRFHGPDGLCRVVKHLQVFGMFASAYMLVAMTADRYIAVCHPLKTLQQPTKRSYGMIAAAWALSLLLSTPQYFIFSLSEVERGSQVYDCWAHFIMPWGPRAYITWITGGIFVAPVLILVTCYGFICYHIWRNVRGKTRPGEAAAAAAGSGRRAGGGGRRGLLLAPCVSSVKTISRAKIRTVKMTFVIVSAYVVCWAPFFTIQMWSVWDHHFPWVAGTSCKTAYRASLAAKK; encoded by the coding sequence ATGCGCCTCGCCGGCGGCGCCGGCTCCCCCCGGGCGGCGCCTTCGCCCGGGAACGGCAGCCGGTggcgggcggcggagcccggtggtggcggcggcggcgacagcagccccagccccgaggcGTGGTCGGGGTCGCCCAACGGCAGCCTGGGCGGCTGGGACCCCTTCGGGCGGGACGAGGAGCTGGCGAAGCTGGAGATCGCCGTGCTGGCCGTCACCTTCGCCGTGGCGGTGGTGGGCAACGGCAGCGTGCTGCTGGCCCTGCGGCGCACGCCCCGCAAGGCGTCCCGCATGCACCTCTTCATCCGCCACCTCAGCCTGGCCGACCTGGTGGTGGCCTTCTTCcaggtgctgccccagctctgctgggaggtgACCCACCGCTTCCACGGCCCCGACGGGCTCTGCCGCGTCGTCAAGCACCTGCAGGTCTTCGGCATGTTCGCCTCGGCGTACATGCTGGTGGCCATGACCGCCGACCGCTACATCGCCGTCTGCCACCCGCTGAAGACGCTGCAGCAGCCCACCAAGCGCTCCTACGGGATGATCGCGGCCGCCTGGGCGCTCAGCCTGCTGCTCAGCACCCCCCAGTACTTCATCTTCTCCCTCAGCGAGGTGGAGCGCGGCTCGCAGGTCTACGACTGCTGGGCGCACTTCATCATGCCCTGGGGGCCCCGCGCCTACATCACCTGGATCACCGGCGGCATCTTCGTCGCCCCCGTCCTCATCCTCGTCACCTGCTACGGCTTCATCTGCTACCACATCTGGCGCAACGTCCGGGGCAAGACgcgcccgggggaggcggcggcggcggcggcgggcagcgggcggcgggcgggcggcggcgggcggcgggggctgctgctcgCCCCCTGTGTCAGCAGCGTTAAGACCATCTCCCGCGCCAAGATCCGCACCGTCAAGATGACCTTCGTCATCGTCTCGGCGTACGTCGTCTGCTGGGCGCCCTTCTTCACCATCCAG